TTTAAATCCTCTTTTTATTGAGTGGGGTTTAGAAATACAGTTATTGCCCAGGTTAAAATCACCAGAGTACCTTAATTAACTATTTATTACTTGAAAAATCAACTTTTCTTCTTTTTATGTTTTTCGATACTTAGTTTTTCTTTTGCCCAATCCAGGCAAGAGCCAGATCAGGTTCGATCAAAAGTGGACAGCATCAAGGAATTGTACTATGGGAGTGGGGAGCAAAATCTTGACTATTTGGGTAGTATTATTGAGTTTGAAGCCAATCCTGACAGTTTGTTGAAATATGGGGAGATCTATCTCCAGAAAGCCCTAAAGGATTCCCTTGACGATCATATTTCAAGTGCGAAAATTATGATTGGATACTCCTATAAATACAAGGGTAACTTATCTAAAGCTTTAGAATATTTTTTTGAGTCCCTGAAATATGCTCAAAAATCAGGGTCAATGAAGGCTCAGGGTAGATCCTATATCACTATCGCAGATACTTATTCTGCTAGCGAGAATAGTCAAAATGCTACCATTTATTATCGAAAAGGGATTGAAATTCTGGAGCAGGAAAGCGATTCTACAGCTTTGGGTACAGCGATCTTTAATGCAGGGGATGAGTATTTAAAGTTGGGGAAATTGGACTCCGCCTTGTCTTTCGTGGAGAGAGCTCAATTGATTTTTGAAAAGGTCAATTTTGAATTGGGTAAGGCCTATTGCCTGGGGAATCTTGGGATGATATTCGCAGAATATGGAGACCAATTGACCTCCGAAAGAAGGATCAATCAGGCCATAGAGATTTTGGAAAAGTACCATGAATATTATCCAATTTCAGTTTATCTAAATTATTTATCCAAGATCTATTTAGAGCATGGCGATCGTCAATCCTCGCTTTCATATGCCCGAAAAAGTTTGGATCTGGCAAGTAAATATGGGCTTAAAGATCAAATCAGTGAGGCTAACCTACTCCTTTCAGGAATTTATGAAAGTTTGAATAATCCTTCCAAGGCACTTGAATTTTACAAAAAGCACATTCAATTCAGGGATAGTGTAAAAAATGTCCAGTCGGTTCAAGAAATGGCCAATTTGAGAACCGACTTTGAAGTATCTCAAAAACAGGCGGAAGTGGATCTACTAGAAAGTGCAGCTACCATCGCCACCTTAAGGGCAAAGCGTCAGACTCTATTGCTTTATGGAGTTGTTGTAATGCTCATCCTGGTCGCACTTCTGGCTTTAGTATCCTACCGTAGATTTAAATTCGAAAAAGAGGCAAATAAAATTATCGAGGAAGAGAAAAACCGATCTGAGGATCTTCTGCTTAACATTCTTCCAGAAGAAATTGCCGACGAGCTTAAGATTCATGGAAAAGTAAAAGCACATCGATTTAATTCAACCACCGTCCTTTTTACGGATTTTAAGAGTTTTTCGAGCTTGGCTGAAGAAATTTCCCCAGAGCAGCTTGTGGAAAGTATCGACTATTACTTCAAAGAGTTTGATTCGATCGTGGATAAATATGGACTTGAAAAGATCAAAACAATAGGGGATTCCTACATGTGCGCGGGTGGTCTTCCTACGGAAACTGAGCGGCATGCATTTGATGTCGCAAGAGCCGGATTAGAAATGATGGAGTTTATCTATAAGCCCAAGCCGGAAGGAATTGTGCAGTTTGAAATGCGGATCGGAATTCATACCGGTCCAATTGTGGCGGGAATTGTAGGGGTTAAAAAGTGGCAATATGATATTTGGGGCGATACAGTAAATATCGCGTCACGAATGGAAAGCAATTCTGAAGAAGGAAAGATCAATATTTCAGGTACTACCTACGAGATCATCAAAGATGAATTTGAATGTGAATACCGAGGTAGTATTGAAATTAAAAATCGAGGGATTTGGGAGATGTATTTTTTGAAATCCTGAGGGAGCATATTATCGATGGAATCCCAAAAAAGGAAGGCGATTAGTCTTCCTTTTTTTGATCCTTTGGTTTCCCACTGAGCTTATAAAGCAGATATCCTAGGCCCAACAGGAAGTGTCCAATTACAACTACAACTAAAATTATGACGGTAGTATTGCTTCCCATAGCCCAAGTTTAGGGAGGAATTGGGAATTACTGGGTGACTTTTGTCTCTGGTTCGGATTGACTTACCTCAGATTTCCATTTAAAAAACAAGCTGGCCAAACGATCTACTTTTTCAGGATACTGGATAGAAAGATTGTTTCTTTCATAAGGATCAGAGCGTAAGTTATACAGCTCCCAGGGTTCATTTTTACCAAAAGCAACCAATTTCCAATCGCCATCTCGAACTGCTCTGCCTGTAGCCCATTCCCAAAATAGTGGTTTGTTTCGGGTGTCTACGTGGCCTTTTGTGGCAGGAATTAAACTCAGACCTTGATAGGGCAATACGGGTTTCCCCTGAAATTCGTCGGGGTAATTAGCCCCAGAAAGATCCATCAGAGTTGGCATAATGTCGATGAGGTGTGCGGGAAATTGACTTATGGGATTTGTTGGTGGCAATCCTTTAGGCCATGAGATGATCAAAGGGGTTTTAATTCCTCCTTCATGGGAGTAATTTTTGAAAAATCGATTGGGAGTATTTCCTACGTTGGCCCAATCGGCACCTAATGATGTCCATTGGCCCACGGTTCCGATGTTTCCATTTCCCGGAATATTGACCATTTCAGCCGAAGCCCCATTGTCAGAAAGAAAAATGAAAACAGTATTTTCCAATTTGCCCTGCTCTTTAAGTTTATGGATGATCTCACCAATTTTCTGGTCCATCCGATTGATCATGGCTGCATAAACTTCCATTTTTTGAGCTTCAGCCTTTTTCAAAGAATCGGATAACATATTCCAATTCACGAAAGTGGGCTCACTCATCGGTTGGTTAGCAGGTATGATTCCCAGCTTTTTCTGCTTTTCAAATCTTCGTTGGCGGATAGCTTCATAGCCCTCATCATACATCCCTTTGTACTTGGCGATGTCTTCCGGCCAAGCCATCAGTGGATCATGCGGGGCTGTGTAAGCGAGATAAAGGAAAAAAGGTCGCTGGTCATTATGGTATTCATCTAGCCAAGAAAGGGCGTATTTGGTGAAATAGTCTGTTGAATAATAATCTGATGGAGGAGAATAGGGTTGAAATAATTCTCTGTCTACATAGAATGGTCGATCAGGTCTTTTCTGCGCTGGTTTGGCTTCACCAATCCGTTGAGGTCCGGGGTTGAAATGGTTGGAAGCGCCTTCTTTCAAACCGTAATATCTTTCAAATCCTCGATCCATAGGGTGATCAAAGCCATGATGTTTTCCTGACCAAAAAGTTAGATAGCCAGCCGACTTCATTATTTCCCCTAGGGTAGTGGCATTTTTGAGAGGTTGCTGATAAGTAGCCTCATACCCCACTTGATGGGCATAAAGTCCGGTCAGTAAAGCCGCTCGAGAGGGATTACATTTCGAAGTGTTATACATCTGGGTGAATCGAACACCTCGTTGAGCGAGCCAATCTAAATTCGGAGTTTCCACTTCACTTCCGTAACATCCAATATCTGACCAGCCCAAATCATCAGCTAAAATCAGGACAATATTTGGTTTTGGGTTTTCCTGGGGCAAGCTGAAAAAAAAGGTGTGGAGGGTAGAGTAAAGCAGAAATAGAAATGACATGGATCTGTAAGATTGGCGGATTCAAAAAGTAAGAAAATACCGGCGAAAAGTCATCCTGTCCTTAGGATAGAAAAAAAGCAGGAACTTAGTCCTGCTTTTCACTTACTTCTTTACGGGTTCATGTTCAAATCCTTCGAAATCGAATACGGGATCTTTTCCTTCATCCTTTTGCTTTTTGTAATCTTTTAGTGCTCTGAGAGCGGGCTTACGAAGTAAAATGATTGCTATCACATTTAGCCAAGCCATCATCCCCACTCCAATATCTCCCAGCGTCCAAGCGAGTTCGGCAGTTCGGATCGATCCAAAAAATGTAGCGCCTAGAATCAATGCCCGAAGCAGGTAGACTGGCCATTTTTGTTTGCCATCTTTTTGAAGAAAGCTCAAGTTGGTTTCTGCGATGTAGTAATAGGCCATGATTGTTGTGAATGCAAAGAACATCAAGGCAATCGCGACAAATCCTGCTCCCAAGGAAGGAAAGTGGGTAGCAATAGCCATCTGGGTGAATTCGGGGCCAAAACTGATTCCAGGGAGATTTTCTACGATAAATCCACCATCTGGATTGATCACATTGTATTGACCTGTAAATAGAATCATAAAGGCAGTGGCGGTACACACAAAAAGGGTATCAATGTAAACCGAAAAAGCCTGTACTAACCCTTGCTTGGCAGGATGGCTAACTTCTGCAGCGGCGGCGGCGTGAGGTGCGGTACCTTGACCGGCTTCATTGGAATAAATTCCTCGCTTGATTCCCCAAGCGATGGCTAATCCAAAAACACCAGAATAAAGCGATTCCAGATTAAAGGCGGATTTGATGATTAAGGATATAACCGCGGGAATTTCTTTGAAATTCAGGATCATAATAATCTGTGCCAAAAGAATATATCCTAAGGCCATGAAGGGTACGACGAATTCTGCCACTTTTCCGATTCGTTTCACCCCTCCAAAAATGATCATTCCCAAAAACACCACTACGATTCCTCCGGTCCACTCAACAGGTACCTGAAAAGCAGTATTCATGCTCAGTGCAATGCTATTACTTTGGACTCCTGGGAGAAGTAGCGACATACTGATAATGGTGACAACCGCAAAGGCAATTGCATACCACTTGATTCCAAGTCCTTTTTGGATATAGAAGGCAGGTCCACCTCGGTATTCGCCTTCTTTTACTTCCTTGTAGATCTGTCCTAATGTGGCTTCGATATAAGCCGATGCCGAACCCAAAAATGCAATTACCCACATCCAAAAAATGGATCCAGGACCTCCCATGGCGATTGCTGTGGCTACTCCTGCGATATTTCCAGTTCCAATTCTACCTGAAAGTGCCAATGCAAAAGCCTGAAATGAAGAAACTCCTTGTTCTGAGGATTTTCCTTTAAACAGGAGCTTGATCATTTCTTTGAAGTATCGAACCTGAACAAACTTGGTGACAAATGAAAAGTAAATGCCAGCACCCAGACATAAAAGAATGAGTGCGTTACTCCAAATGAGTCCGTTGATTGAATTAATGAGTTCTACCATTTATGAATTGGATTGAGTTGGCTTAGTTTATTTTTTTGGATAAGGGCCAAATATAAAGGCTTCTTGCTCGGATTTTTGTCTTTTTTTAGGAGAAAGGGTTCAAATTCATGGTCGTCGGTCAGCTAATCGAACTTCTATAAATGAAAAAGCCAACCTTAGGGTTGGCTTTTTTGATGGGTTGGGTAAGGAAACAGGATTTATTCAAATCCAAACTTCTTCAATCCTTCATGGCTGATTTTGATTGCCTCTAATGGATCTAAACCGAAGGTGTTGTCTTGTTCAACCAAGTAAAATTCCATTCCGGATTGTGCTTTTGCAGCCAAGATTTGAGCGAAGTCAATTTTACCGGTTCCTACTGGAGCAAAGTTTCCAGCTGAATCCATGTCTTTAACATGCCAAGCCTTGAATCTTCCTGGATATTTTTCAAAGTAAGCCAATGGGCTTGCCTCTGCTTTAGTTACCCAGTACAAGTCCATTTGGAAGTTTACCCACTCAGGATTACACTTTTCCAATAGCACTTCCTCGATCACTGTACCGTCAGCCATAGGCTTAAATTCAAAATCATGGTTGTGGTAAAGAAGTTTGATGCCTGCAGCATGGCATTTTTCACCAAGGGTGTTCATAATGCTTACAAGTTCATCTGCTGTTCCTTTCATTCCAAGAGTTCGTGTAGCTGGATCAAAAGTGAACATGCCCATAGGAGGAACTGGGATCACGAAATAACCAATGCCAGCAGCTTTTACATCTGTAATTAGCTGGTCAGCATTTTCCATGTTAACCATTCCCATGTGAGCACTTACCGCAGTAAGTCCCAAAGAGTCCAAGAAAGATTTGAATTCCGCAGGAGCCATGCCGTAGAATTTTCCATCTTCATAATTTGCGGCTTCCACATAAGCATATCCAGCTGCTGCAACTGCCTGAAGGGTAGCTTTTGGATTGCTAGCCATAGAATCGCGAACTGTGTACAGCGCAAGACCTCCAAAATTGGAAGATTCTTCCACAACAGCTTCTTCCACTTGTTCGGTCTTTGGACCACAAGAGGTGAATCCAAGGATCAAAGCCAACAATAAGGCTAGGCTAAGATTTGTTTTTTTCATTTGGTGTGAATGGGTTTGATGAATCCTGAAGATCATTACAAAATCAGCGATTGGGCTTCTTTTGTTCGGGTTTCAGGTTAGGGTAAAGTTTATGACACGAAAGATATTTATTTCTAGGCAGATTTTTTTCATATCATTCATTATTGTCTCATAATTGAGAAAATAGCATTTTGATTTATTGGAAGCCAAAGACCAAAGGAAAACCAAATACCACCAAGGCAGTCCAGATAAAATAAATAGGCAAGAATCGGACGATGGTAAGTCCAACTTCTTTCAATTGAGATTTGCCTTGAACTGTTTGGATTAAATTTCTACTGACTAAAATCAAATGGATGAGCATCAGAATATTGACTCCTATGACTGCCATACGATTTGGGGTGATTCCCCATTCTGTGATTCTGAATACAATAGCTGAAAGAGCGATCAGGTTTAATAGGATGGTCACCAACGAAAGCGCTGTTAAAACCCAAGTTCCAACGCCTTTATTTCTCTCATCGGAAGATTCTGCCACGGCGAAAAACACCAAGGCCATCACCCCAATCAAGAGCATATTGAATAGCAAAAGGAATTCCCGGTCATTGTAGGGGTCTTTGCCGGAAAAAACAAAGGCTCCCAAATAAATGACTAGCATCACTAAAACGAGAGGGCTGAATATCTTGGCAATAATTGGTGGTACTTTGTTGATCAGTTGGGGGTTGGTTTGGGTTAGATGGGATGCAACCAGAGGTGCAGCGGAAAAGCCGAAAACGGCAATCCATTCCATGTAAAGTTGCTCAATTTTTATTCCGATAAGATTAAAAAGTCCGATGGTGATTCCCGACAAAAGCAAGCCAGAAATAAACAGAACGGCTCCCATAATAATCGCATCGCCATTAAACCTTAAGAAATCCAGCCTTCTGGATAATTGGTTCATCTCTCCACCCACAAAGGAAAATCCAAGAATTGCCCAAAGAAGCAAAGGAAGATGGATGCAAGCCAAAATTATGGAATCACTCTCCTGATTGTCAGGAAGGAGGTTGATGTATGCGATGGCAAGGATGGTGATAGCAGCTATAATTCCCAGGGTTTTCGATGGGAGTTTTTTTGTCCAAGCAAAATAGGCTGTGACAAAAGATAATGCGATAAAGCCTAAATTTCTGGGATAGAAGAAATCCTCTTCTAGTGAGAAAATTGCTGGGATCTTGGCATAAACCCAAGCAATAAAAGAGGCAATCAAGACGAATCTCCATTGAATAAAAGAACCCCAAGAAATGGATTCGGATTCATAGTTCAGTCGCTCGTGCCAGAATTCGGATGCAGGATTGCTCTGGATCTCAGAATAAATCTCGTTGAATTCCTGTTTGAAGGCCGCCTTGTTTTTACGGTATAGGAGTTCGAGTTCTTTGGGATTGTTTTGATATTGAATGATAAGATTTTTCATAATTCAGAATGATTTTGAGTTTAATTCCAATGACCGGTGATTGCGAATGCCATGACTGAACTGATCCAGATTCCAAAGAAATAGAGGAGGGTACTGAAGATAAGTGCCGCTAATTTTTTGCTTCCCTCAGGAAACCAGTGAAAGCCCATAAGGTAAAAGAAAGTCCCCCCAACAGCACCGCCAAATGGAATAATCGTGAGCGGGAGATACATCCAAGATTCAAATATTCCGGGTTTGTTTAGGATAAGAAATAGGAGAAGTGCGAGAGGGAGAGACGCCCCCAGAATAGCTGGCAAGAATAAGTCTCTCATTGAATTTGGGAGGAAAGAGGAGTGTTTCATGTTTTTTAAGTTTTGAAAGTACTTTGAATTTCAAAGTGAGTGGATAAATTTTTTTAGGTTTTATTTTCTTTAATCAGATTTTCAAGGAATTCCAGATGCCTTTGGAAGGCTGATTTTCCTTCCTGAGTGGAGGAATAATTGGTTTGAGGCTTTCTGCCAACGAAGGATTTTTCCACTTGGATATATCCTTGGTTTTCAAGGTTTCTCAGGTGAGAAGCTAGATTTCCATCAGTTACATCCAAGAGTTCCTTGAAAGAATTGAAGTCAAACTGCTCATTGACCATCAAGATGGACATGATTCGCAGTCGGACCACATTCTCAAACGCTTTGTCGTAATTCCCCTTCACGTTATCAATCGTATTTGTAATACATCATGGAGCCGTAGATGATATGGAGGATTCCAAATCCCAAGGCCCAGCAAATCAATCCGTATTCTGGATGAAAAGCAGCGATTAGGCCTAGGATCAATTGTCCATAACCTAGATTTTTGATCTCATTTAAGGTGAAATGTGCTGCATTAATCAAACCCAATCCATAGAAAACTAATGTACTTGCAGCGATAAGATGAAAGTAACCTTCATGAATCAATGCAAAAGAAAATAACCCTCCGGAAATCACTGGAATAAACAAGGTTGATAAGAATCGGCGGCTCGAGGGTGACCAAAATTTGGTAGCGGTCTTTTTGCTTTTTTTCTGACTTAAGAGATAAGCCGAACTTAAGGTCAAAATCAATACGATGAATCCCGTGAGCAAAGTCCGGTTTATCAATTCTCGAGTACCAAGGCTTTCCAGATTTTTTCCAAATTCTGTCGCAGGTGCATAGATCCAATACCAGACCATTCCAGATCCGATTAAAGCGTAGATTCCTGCCAACACTCCGGAAAGTCCGCTGAGCGAAATGAAGCGGGTGCTTCGCTCCATCATTGCCTTTATTTCTGCAAGTTCCTGTTCTGGTTTTTTCATTCTAAAAGTACTTTGAGGTACAAAGTAAATTAAGAATTTCGAATAAAAATGGGTTAGCTCAGAAATTTTAGAAAAATTTAGAGATCGGTAGTTGATGAATCATTGTCCATCGACCATGGACTATACAATTAACAACAACCCATTCCCCAAACATGGAAAATACCTTTGATGCAATAGTAGTAGGTTCAG
Above is a window of Algoriphagus sanaruensis DNA encoding:
- a CDS encoding adenylate/guanylate cyclase domain-containing protein, coding for MKNQLFFFLCFSILSFSFAQSRQEPDQVRSKVDSIKELYYGSGEQNLDYLGSIIEFEANPDSLLKYGEIYLQKALKDSLDDHISSAKIMIGYSYKYKGNLSKALEYFFESLKYAQKSGSMKAQGRSYITIADTYSASENSQNATIYYRKGIEILEQESDSTALGTAIFNAGDEYLKLGKLDSALSFVERAQLIFEKVNFELGKAYCLGNLGMIFAEYGDQLTSERRINQAIEILEKYHEYYPISVYLNYLSKIYLEHGDRQSSLSYARKSLDLASKYGLKDQISEANLLLSGIYESLNNPSKALEFYKKHIQFRDSVKNVQSVQEMANLRTDFEVSQKQAEVDLLESAATIATLRAKRQTLLLYGVVVMLILVALLALVSYRRFKFEKEANKIIEEEKNRSEDLLLNILPEEIADELKIHGKVKAHRFNSTTVLFTDFKSFSSLAEEISPEQLVESIDYYFKEFDSIVDKYGLEKIKTIGDSYMCAGGLPTETERHAFDVARAGLEMMEFIYKPKPEGIVQFEMRIGIHTGPIVAGIVGVKKWQYDIWGDTVNIASRMESNSEEGKINISGTTYEIIKDEFECEYRGSIEIKNRGIWEMYFLKS
- a CDS encoding arylsulfatase, with product MSFLFLLYSTLHTFFFSLPQENPKPNIVLILADDLGWSDIGCYGSEVETPNLDWLAQRGVRFTQMYNTSKCNPSRAALLTGLYAHQVGYEATYQQPLKNATTLGEIMKSAGYLTFWSGKHHGFDHPMDRGFERYYGLKEGASNHFNPGPQRIGEAKPAQKRPDRPFYVDRELFQPYSPPSDYYSTDYFTKYALSWLDEYHNDQRPFFLYLAYTAPHDPLMAWPEDIAKYKGMYDEGYEAIRQRRFEKQKKLGIIPANQPMSEPTFVNWNMLSDSLKKAEAQKMEVYAAMINRMDQKIGEIIHKLKEQGKLENTVFIFLSDNGASAEMVNIPGNGNIGTVGQWTSLGADWANVGNTPNRFFKNYSHEGGIKTPLIISWPKGLPPTNPISQFPAHLIDIMPTLMDLSGANYPDEFQGKPVLPYQGLSLIPATKGHVDTRNKPLFWEWATGRAVRDGDWKLVAFGKNEPWELYNLRSDPYERNNLSIQYPEKVDRLASLFFKWKSEVSQSEPETKVTQ
- a CDS encoding alanine/glycine:cation symporter family protein, which codes for MVELINSINGLIWSNALILLCLGAGIYFSFVTKFVQVRYFKEMIKLLFKGKSSEQGVSSFQAFALALSGRIGTGNIAGVATAIAMGGPGSIFWMWVIAFLGSASAYIEATLGQIYKEVKEGEYRGGPAFYIQKGLGIKWYAIAFAVVTIISMSLLLPGVQSNSIALSMNTAFQVPVEWTGGIVVVFLGMIIFGGVKRIGKVAEFVVPFMALGYILLAQIIMILNFKEIPAVISLIIKSAFNLESLYSGVFGLAIAWGIKRGIYSNEAGQGTAPHAAAAAEVSHPAKQGLVQAFSVYIDTLFVCTATAFMILFTGQYNVINPDGGFIVENLPGISFGPEFTQMAIATHFPSLGAGFVAIALMFFAFTTIMAYYYIAETNLSFLQKDGKQKWPVYLLRALILGATFFGSIRTAELAWTLGDIGVGMMAWLNVIAIILLRKPALRALKDYKKQKDEGKDPVFDFEGFEHEPVKK
- a CDS encoding sugar phosphate isomerase/epimerase family protein, producing the protein MKKTNLSLALLLALILGFTSCGPKTEQVEEAVVEESSNFGGLALYTVRDSMASNPKATLQAVAAAGYAYVEAANYEDGKFYGMAPAEFKSFLDSLGLTAVSAHMGMVNMENADQLITDVKAAGIGYFVIPVPPMGMFTFDPATRTLGMKGTADELVSIMNTLGEKCHAAGIKLLYHNHDFEFKPMADGTVIEEVLLEKCNPEWVNFQMDLYWVTKAEASPLAYFEKYPGRFKAWHVKDMDSAGNFAPVGTGKIDFAQILAAKAQSGMEFYLVEQDNTFGLDPLEAIKISHEGLKKFGFE
- a CDS encoding DUF4153 domain-containing protein, which produces MKNLIIQYQNNPKELELLYRKNKAAFKQEFNEIYSEIQSNPASEFWHERLNYESESISWGSFIQWRFVLIASFIAWVYAKIPAIFSLEEDFFYPRNLGFIALSFVTAYFAWTKKLPSKTLGIIAAITILAIAYINLLPDNQESDSIILACIHLPLLLWAILGFSFVGGEMNQLSRRLDFLRFNGDAIIMGAVLFISGLLLSGITIGLFNLIGIKIEQLYMEWIAVFGFSAAPLVASHLTQTNPQLINKVPPIIAKIFSPLVLVMLVIYLGAFVFSGKDPYNDREFLLLFNMLLIGVMALVFFAVAESSDERNKGVGTWVLTALSLVTILLNLIALSAIVFRITEWGITPNRMAVIGVNILMLIHLILVSRNLIQTVQGKSQLKEVGLTIVRFLPIYFIWTALVVFGFPLVFGFQ
- a CDS encoding winged helix-turn-helix domain-containing protein translates to MKGNYDKAFENVVRLRIMSILMVNEQFDFNSFKELLDVTDGNLASHLRNLENQGYIQVEKSFVGRKPQTNYSSTQEGKSAFQRHLEFLENLIKENKT